From Aedes aegypti strain LVP_AGWG unplaced genomic scaffold, AaegL5.0 Primary Assembly AGWG_AaegL5_hic_scaff_1216_PBJ_arrow, whole genome shotgun sequence, a single genomic window includes:
- the LOC110680343 gene encoding guanylyl cyclase GC-E-like: protein MFQMLEKYSNNLEELIRERTEQLDMERKKTEQLLNRMLPSSVAERLKLGLAVEPEEFSEVTIYFSDIVGFTTISAHCTPVQVVDLLNDLYTCFDATINAYNVYKVETIGDAYMVVGGLPVRTPDHAEQIATMALDLLHQSGNFKVRHLPGVSTAASHRITHRSMLCRVFVGLTMPRYCLFGDTVNTASRNGVNRTLPQIAMPSIQHQLP from the exons ATGTTTCAAATGTTGGAAAAGTACTCCAACAACCTGGAAGAGCTGATCCGGGAGCGAACCGAGCAGCTCGATATGGAACGCAAAAAGACTGAACAACTGCTTAACAGGATGCTTCCGAG CTCCGTCGCCGAACGCCTCAAGCTGGGGCTCGCCGTCGAGCCGGAAGAGTTCTCCGAAGTAACAATCTACTTCAGCGATATCGTTGGTTTCACAACGATATCCGCCCACTGTACGCCCGTCCAAGTGGTGGACCTGCTGAACGACCTCTATACCTGCTTCGATGCCACCATAAACGCCTACAACGTGTACAAGGTGGAAACCATCGGAGACGCATACATGGTTGTGGGAGGCCTACCCGTCCGAACGCCAGACCATGCGGAGCAAATTGCTACCATGGCGTTGGATCTGCTGCACCAGAGTGGCAATTTCAAGGTTCGCCACCTACCGGGTGTTTCCACTGCAGCTTCGCATCGGATTACACACAG GTCCATGCTGTGCCGGGTGTTCGTCGGTTTGACAATGCCCCGATACTGTCTGTTTGGCGACACGGTCAACACGGCCTCCCGGAATGGAGTCAACAG aacattgccCCAGATCGCGATGCCATCCATCCAGCACCAGCTGCCATAA